From the Flavobacterium galactosidilyticum genome, one window contains:
- a CDS encoding polyketide synthase, translating into MEAANNIYSLFEKAAKLYSEDCCLIFNNNRLTYNQLDDEVMKVYGNIIEFANNEKIIGVPTTRCIEQIIFILAVLKSGKAYLPIDFNYPKIRIQNIIQNSNLNFCLASKVDEDIVVSSGLRLLEYGIKHSSTEYKQDSMSENAAYILYTSGSTGDPKGVCMGQEAIINLINWQNKNSISTKGARTLQFAPLTFDVSFQEIMATLTTGGTLVLIDDPIRLDMAALLKFINEQKINRLFLPFVALQALAEAALSIGEFPYSLNEVMTAGEQLKITPVIRAFFTTLSHCALYNQYGPTECHVVTELKLQGNPTNWPSLPTIGKPISNTSILILNQKKEVLVDGEIGELYIAGKCLAEGYLNNKQLTDEKFLDWKSPEGAEIRVYRSGDIAKYLPDGNIEFLGRQDDQVKISGHRIELAEVELAINSLSGIHQAVVLASNQLGQTQLVAYIKPTEEHIDVARIRGELVNVLPEYMIPSYFILIENFPRTSSGKINKKALPSPQYSRPTSAPLLRRPTTKIEKEITEIWSKLLQIPIIGIDDNFFEMGGTSLLAQKVVYTIRKSSNLDISVTNMYQYPTISSLCKFGESADQLSKFEDFSKVKQNNTSTDVAIIGMAGRFPGAQSINELWEVLKEGRETISFFKPEELDLNISESVRKDPLYVAARGIIVEANTFDPAFFGINNKLAEVMDPQQRLFLEIAWEVLEQTGYLPKHFNGSAGVYAGIGTNTYYKKNILPNTEIVESIGYLLTETVNEKDYIASRTAYHLNLKGPAVSVHSACSTSLLAIAEAVESIRSGQCDIAIAGGSSVTAPVFSGHLYQEGSMLSSDGHCRSFDTAAKGTVFSDGAGVVLLKSLEDAQKDGDKIFGIIKGIGVTNDGGNKGSFTAPSAEGQAIAIKKAIQDAQITPDSISYIETHGTATPLGDPIEIEGLTMAFGKQSKNGYCAIGSIKSNMGHLTAAAGVAGLIKTVLALNNKLIPPSIGYETPNPVIDFDNSPFFVNSKLREWEAKGPLRAGVSSFGVGGTNVHIVLEDYPEQQKISGPSKPLQLLMWSAKSENSLRGYQKKMGNFLKEKPNLSLADVAFSLNKTRDSFIHRSFLLSSNNLDASRELLSEANRSTRSSVLKIAPHELVFLFPGQGSQFSQMGFDLYNNESVYKKAVDECAEFLLEDLKLDIREILYPEIVTPESEAKLKDTKFTQPALFVTEYALSQLWLSWGIKPTALSGHSIGEFVAAHIAGVINLRDALHLIAIRGRLVSELPRGSMLSVRLTEDKLKDILPEKLSIAAINSNLLCVVAGEDNLIKEFAKSLDVLEIANKLLQTSHAFHSSMMDPVLDIFEAEVKKLTLNKPNISIVSTVTGLLLTDEDAVNPKYWSGHLRSTVRFANAADTLLKLEDPIFIEVGPGQTLTSLVKQQGIGKIIPSFVSITLPKNEENNYSTILNCLGELWLRGLDPDWNAFYRDQDRQKIELPSYVFDRKLCWIDPPNFQKQQLISNVITTPNTVKNLNENRPMRKTTILNKIATIVSQTSGIEYTIDASSHSFLDLGLDSLTLTQLAISLKKDFKLPVTFRQLNEEYGSPILLADYIDQNLPKGESDNNIQNDNSQNSIIGTAPIINNFNSSLQSQDSTALGLIAQQIQLLGKQIELLQGTNIVYSNGVSEEKYEQNIPSIKSSAKTQDFRTPEEIVEHQKPFGASPRIEKKANEMSHSQTEFLNQLIASYTKKTSSSKKYAQKNRSTMADPRVVSGFKPLTKEIVYPIVIEKSSGNRLWDIDGNEYIDTLNGFGSCFFGHQPDFIKEALHKQIENGYEVGPQHPLAGEVCELLCEFTKLERAALCNTGSEAVLGAMRIARTVTGKSLIIAFSGSYHGIIDEVLVRGSKKLVTYPAAPGIMPENVQNMLILEYGTEESLKIIAERADQLAAVLVEPVQSRRPEFQPRDFLHNLRDLTTKYEIPLIFDEVITGFRMHPGGAQALFEVQADIATYGKVIGGGMPIGAIVGKRKYMDALDGGHWQYGDDSIPEVGVTYFAGTFVRHPLALAASKASLIHLKIQGPDLQKKLNEMTSRLAFELNTEFKKRDLPMIINHYGSLWRIKFNEDVSYGELLFTLLRENGIHIWDGFPCFLTEAYKEEDVTMIIETFKICLTKMISAGFFISASHIIPSEKSVVINSNKPPVEGAKLGRDKEGNPAWFVPDASAIGEYVKIDL; encoded by the coding sequence ATGGAAGCAGCTAACAATATCTATTCACTTTTTGAAAAAGCCGCAAAACTTTATTCAGAGGATTGTTGTTTAATTTTTAACAACAACAGACTTACCTATAATCAGTTAGATGATGAGGTAATGAAAGTGTACGGTAATATCATAGAATTTGCTAATAATGAAAAAATAATTGGAGTACCTACAACTAGATGTATCGAGCAAATAATTTTTATTTTGGCAGTTTTAAAATCTGGAAAAGCATATTTACCAATCGATTTTAATTATCCGAAAATTCGTATACAAAATATCATCCAAAATTCAAACCTTAACTTTTGCTTGGCAAGCAAAGTTGATGAAGATATTGTAGTGTCATCTGGACTTAGATTATTAGAATATGGTATTAAACATAGCTCGACAGAATATAAACAAGATTCAATGTCTGAGAATGCTGCGTATATATTATATACTTCCGGTTCCACGGGAGATCCTAAAGGCGTTTGCATGGGACAAGAAGCTATTATAAATCTTATTAATTGGCAAAATAAAAACTCAATAAGTACAAAAGGAGCTCGTACTTTACAATTTGCTCCTTTAACTTTTGATGTCTCTTTTCAAGAAATCATGGCTACGTTAACCACTGGAGGAACTCTTGTACTGATTGATGACCCTATAAGACTTGACATGGCTGCACTCTTAAAGTTTATAAATGAGCAAAAAATTAATAGACTTTTTTTGCCTTTTGTAGCATTACAAGCATTAGCAGAAGCTGCTCTAAGCATAGGAGAATTCCCCTACTCTCTTAATGAAGTGATGACTGCAGGTGAGCAACTTAAAATTACCCCTGTGATAAGAGCTTTTTTCACAACGCTAAGTCACTGTGCCCTCTATAATCAATATGGTCCTACTGAGTGTCACGTAGTAACTGAATTAAAATTACAAGGTAATCCCACTAATTGGCCATCGCTGCCTACAATTGGTAAGCCTATTAGCAACACCTCAATACTTATCCTCAACCAGAAAAAAGAAGTTTTGGTTGATGGTGAGATTGGAGAACTTTACATTGCTGGAAAGTGTCTAGCGGAAGGCTATCTAAATAACAAACAGTTAACTGATGAAAAATTTCTCGATTGGAAATCACCGGAAGGCGCAGAGATTCGTGTATATCGATCAGGAGATATAGCTAAATATTTACCAGATGGAAATATAGAATTTCTTGGTCGTCAAGATGATCAGGTAAAAATTAGTGGACATAGAATAGAACTAGCTGAAGTAGAATTAGCCATTAACTCGTTAAGTGGTATACATCAAGCGGTTGTCCTTGCGTCCAATCAGTTAGGACAAACACAGTTAGTTGCGTATATAAAACCTACTGAAGAACATATTGATGTTGCACGTATTCGTGGAGAACTAGTAAACGTGCTTCCTGAGTACATGATTCCTTCATATTTTATATTAATTGAAAACTTTCCGCGTACTTCTAGTGGAAAGATAAACAAAAAAGCTTTACCTAGTCCACAATATAGCAGACCTACCTCAGCACCTCTTTTGAGAAGACCCACAACAAAAATTGAGAAAGAAATTACTGAAATATGGAGTAAATTACTGCAAATACCAATAATAGGTATTGATGATAACTTTTTCGAAATGGGTGGAACATCATTGTTAGCTCAAAAAGTGGTTTACACAATTAGGAAAAGTAGCAATCTAGATATATCCGTTACTAATATGTATCAGTATCCTACAATTTCAAGTCTATGTAAATTTGGGGAATCTGCAGATCAATTGTCAAAGTTTGAGGATTTTTCGAAAGTAAAACAAAATAATACGTCAACAGATGTTGCCATTATTGGGATGGCTGGAAGGTTTCCAGGAGCACAATCAATAAATGAATTATGGGAAGTCTTAAAAGAAGGTAGAGAAACTATTTCTTTTTTCAAGCCAGAAGAACTTGATTTAAACATTTCAGAGTCTGTAAGAAAAGACCCGCTTTATGTTGCAGCGCGTGGAATTATCGTTGAAGCAAATACCTTTGATCCTGCTTTTTTTGGAATTAATAACAAACTAGCAGAAGTTATGGACCCACAGCAGAGACTGTTTTTAGAAATTGCATGGGAAGTACTTGAGCAAACTGGTTATTTGCCAAAACATTTTAATGGTAGTGCTGGTGTTTATGCTGGTATAGGAACTAATACCTATTATAAAAAGAATATTCTACCTAATACAGAAATAGTAGAAAGTATAGGATATCTTCTAACAGAAACAGTAAACGAGAAAGATTACATAGCATCTAGAACAGCGTATCATTTAAATTTAAAAGGTCCTGCGGTGAGTGTACATTCCGCATGTTCTACCTCGCTACTAGCTATTGCAGAAGCAGTTGAATCTATCAGGAGTGGTCAGTGTGATATTGCAATTGCTGGAGGTTCCAGTGTAACTGCTCCTGTTTTTAGTGGTCACCTTTATCAAGAAGGCTCCATGTTAAGCTCTGACGGACATTGTCGCTCTTTTGACACTGCGGCAAAAGGAACTGTGTTTAGCGATGGCGCAGGCGTAGTATTATTAAAAAGTTTAGAGGATGCTCAAAAGGATGGTGACAAGATTTTTGGAATAATAAAAGGAATTGGCGTTACAAATGATGGTGGAAATAAAGGTAGCTTTACTGCTCCAAGTGCTGAAGGACAAGCTATTGCTATTAAGAAAGCAATTCAGGACGCTCAAATTACGCCAGATTCAATAAGTTATATTGAGACTCATGGAACCGCAACACCATTGGGAGATCCCATAGAAATCGAAGGGCTTACAATGGCTTTTGGTAAACAATCAAAAAATGGTTATTGCGCAATTGGTTCGATAAAAAGCAATATGGGGCATCTAACTGCTGCTGCTGGTGTAGCTGGATTGATAAAAACAGTCTTGGCTTTGAATAACAAATTAATTCCACCTTCAATAGGGTATGAAACACCAAATCCTGTTATAGATTTTGATAATAGTCCGTTTTTTGTGAATTCAAAACTACGGGAGTGGGAAGCTAAAGGTCCTTTAAGAGCTGGAGTTAGCTCGTTTGGAGTTGGAGGAACTAATGTGCATATTGTTTTAGAGGACTACCCTGAGCAACAAAAAATATCTGGTCCAAGTAAACCTTTACAATTATTAATGTGGTCTGCAAAATCTGAAAATAGCTTAAGAGGTTACCAAAAAAAAATGGGGAACTTCCTTAAAGAAAAACCTAATTTGTCATTAGCTGACGTTGCATTTTCATTAAATAAGACGCGTGATTCGTTTATACATCGAAGCTTTCTTCTTTCAAGTAACAACTTAGATGCAAGTCGAGAGTTATTATCAGAAGCAAATAGATCTACTAGAAGTTCGGTACTAAAAATAGCGCCACACGAGTTAGTTTTTCTTTTTCCTGGGCAAGGATCTCAATTTTCACAAATGGGCTTTGACCTTTATAACAATGAATCTGTTTACAAAAAAGCAGTAGACGAATGTGCTGAATTTTTATTAGAGGATTTAAAACTAGATATTCGTGAAATATTGTATCCAGAAATAGTTACACCAGAATCTGAGGCCAAATTAAAAGATACTAAGTTCACACAGCCCGCTTTGTTTGTAACTGAATATGCCTTATCTCAACTTTGGTTAAGTTGGGGAATAAAACCAACTGCCTTGTCTGGCCACAGTATTGGTGAGTTTGTCGCAGCGCATATAGCAGGAGTTATAAATTTACGAGATGCATTGCACTTAATTGCGATAAGGGGTCGTCTTGTAAGTGAACTGCCGCGAGGTAGTATGTTATCAGTAAGACTTACAGAAGATAAGCTAAAAGATATTCTTCCAGAAAAATTATCAATTGCAGCAATTAATTCAAACTTACTGTGTGTCGTTGCTGGAGAAGATAATTTAATTAAAGAATTTGCAAAATCATTAGATGTCTTGGAAATTGCTAATAAGTTATTGCAAACTAGTCACGCTTTCCATTCATCTATGATGGATCCTGTTTTAGATATTTTTGAAGCAGAAGTCAAAAAATTAACACTTAATAAACCTAATATTTCCATAGTTTCGACAGTTACTGGCTTACTTCTGACTGATGAGGATGCTGTTAACCCAAAATATTGGTCAGGTCATTTGAGAAGTACCGTTAGGTTTGCAAACGCCGCAGATACATTATTGAAATTAGAAGATCCAATTTTTATAGAAGTTGGCCCCGGTCAAACATTAACTTCATTAGTTAAACAGCAAGGAATTGGTAAAATAATCCCCTCATTTGTTAGTATAACGCTGCCCAAAAATGAAGAAAATAACTATAGTACCATACTGAATTGTTTAGGGGAATTATGGCTTAGAGGACTAGATCCTGACTGGAATGCTTTTTATAGGGATCAAGATAGGCAGAAAATAGAACTACCTAGCTACGTTTTTGATCGCAAACTTTGCTGGATTGATCCTCCTAACTTTCAAAAACAGCAGTTAATATCCAATGTAATTACAACTCCAAATACAGTTAAAAATTTAAATGAAAATAGACCCATGCGAAAAACTACAATACTTAATAAAATTGCAACAATTGTGAGTCAAACGTCAGGTATCGAGTATACAATTGATGCTTCCTCTCATAGCTTTCTTGACTTAGGACTAGATTCATTGACTCTTACACAACTTGCAATTAGTTTAAAGAAGGATTTTAAACTTCCTGTTACTTTTCGTCAACTTAACGAAGAGTATGGCTCACCAATCCTGCTAGCAGATTATATTGATCAAAATCTTCCAAAGGGAGAGTCCGACAATAACATACAAAATGATAATTCTCAAAACTCAATTATAGGAACTGCCCCAATTATTAATAATTTTAATTCTTCTTTACAAAGTCAAGACAGCACAGCTTTAGGATTAATAGCTCAACAAATTCAACTTCTAGGTAAGCAAATTGAACTGCTTCAAGGCACTAATATTGTGTATTCCAATGGAGTATCGGAAGAAAAATATGAGCAAAATATTCCATCCATAAAAAGTAGTGCCAAAACACAAGATTTTAGAACGCCAGAGGAAATTGTAGAACATCAAAAACCCTTTGGTGCATCTCCAAGGATTGAAAAAAAAGCTAATGAAATGAGTCATTCACAAACAGAATTTCTCAATCAGTTAATAGCGAGCTATACTAAAAAAACGAGTTCTAGTAAAAAGTATGCACAAAAAAACAGAAGTACTATGGCTGATCCCAGAGTTGTTTCTGGATTTAAACCCTTAACTAAAGAAATAGTTTATCCAATCGTTATTGAAAAATCAAGCGGAAATCGTCTTTGGGATATAGATGGCAACGAATATATTGACACCCTTAATGGGTTTGGCTCTTGTTTTTTTGGACATCAACCTGATTTTATAAAAGAAGCTCTTCATAAACAGATTGAAAATGGATATGAAGTCGGACCTCAACATCCTTTAGCTGGAGAAGTTTGCGAACTGCTTTGTGAATTTACAAAACTAGAAAGAGCTGCGCTTTGTAACACGGGTTCTGAAGCTGTATTAGGAGCCATGCGAATTGCAAGAACTGTCACTGGAAAATCTTTAATTATTGCATTCTCTGGTTCGTATCACGGTATAATAGACGAAGTTTTGGTACGTGGCTCAAAAAAATTAGTTACATATCCTGCCGCTCCTGGAATTATGCCTGAAAACGTTCAAAACATGTTAATTTTAGAGTACGGAACAGAAGAAAGCCTCAAAATAATTGCAGAAAGAGCAGATCAATTAGCTGCTGTACTTGTTGAACCGGTACAAAGTAGAAGACCAGAATTTCAACCAAGAGATTTTTTACATAACCTGCGCGATCTCACGACTAAATATGAAATACCTCTTATTTTTGATGAAGTTATTACAGGCTTCAGAATGCATCCTGGTGGAGCTCAAGCCCTTTTCGAAGTTCAAGCTGATATTGCAACTTATGGTAAAGTAATTGGTGGCGGAATGCCCATTGGTGCCATCGTAGGAAAACGAAAATATATGGATGCTTTAGACGGAGGTCATTGGCAATACGGAGACGATTCTATTCCTGAAGTAGGAGTTACTTATTTTGCTGGAACTTTTGTAAGACATCCATTAGCATTAGCAGCTTCAAAAGCATCATTAATTCATCTCAAAATCCAAGGTCCTGATTTACAAAAAAAACTAAATGAAATGACTTCTCGTTTGGCATTTGAGTTAAATACTGAATTCAAGAAAAGAGATTTACCAATGATAATAAATCATTATGGTTCATTATGGAGAATTAAATTTAATGAGGACGTTAGTTATGGAGAATTATTATTCACTTTACTTCGCGAAAACGGTATTCATATTTGGGATGGTTTTCCTTGCTTTTTAACAGAAGCTTATAAAGAAGAAGATGTAACAATGATCATCGAAACGTTCAAAATTTGTCTCACGAAAATGATATCCGCTGGTTTCTTTATAAGTGCATCTCACATTATACCTTCAGAAAAATCTGTGGTTATTAATAGTAATAAACCACCTGTAGAGGGAGCAAAACTAGGAAGAGATAAAGAAGGAAATCCTGCATGGTTTGTACCAGATGCTAGTGCTATTGGTGAATACGTTAAAATCGATTTATAA
- a CDS encoding T9SS type A sorting domain-containing protein produces MKYLQLKTINLFIIVLLFLSIKVSSQSSKVGANNLMETIVTSGHNATGNSGTVAYSIGQVFYTYVGQPSVYNLAQGIQHDEKSDSLGRPEVIIDTKTEIFIFPNPTTDFVNVSMQGDEVENGQRGYKLYDIQGRLLKQGKIDQNQTQIGISHLTSSIYILQVYINNKSVKTFKILKK; encoded by the coding sequence GTGAAGTATTTACAATTAAAAACAATTAATCTTTTTATAATAGTACTATTATTTTTATCTATTAAAGTTAGTAGTCAAAGTTCTAAAGTTGGTGCGAATAATTTAATGGAAACAATAGTTACGTCGGGTCACAATGCAACAGGTAATTCTGGTACAGTTGCATATTCAATTGGGCAAGTGTTTTATACATATGTAGGGCAACCATCAGTTTATAATTTAGCGCAAGGGATACAGCATGACGAAAAGAGCGATTCCTTAGGTCGTCCTGAAGTCATTATAGATACTAAGACTGAAATATTTATTTTTCCGAATCCGACAACAGATTTTGTAAATGTGAGTATGCAAGGGGATGAGGTAGAAAATGGTCAACGTGGTTATAAGCTTTATGATATTCAAGGACGACTTTTAAAACAAGGCAAAATTGATCAAAATCAAACTCAAATTGGTATTAGCCATCTTACCTCATCTATTTATATACTTCAAGTGTATATAAATAATAAATCAGTGAAAACATTTAAAATATTAAAAAAATAA